Proteins from a single region of Pithys albifrons albifrons isolate INPA30051 chromosome 10, PitAlb_v1, whole genome shotgun sequence:
- the ITGB3BP gene encoding centromere protein R, whose protein sequence is MSVKRALKLDSVKKNNPPDETPQKTRKTSLNFYSPTTGTCQMSPFSSPTTHSDKNPRNAPAKGAERGREQSSARGGSPRTGQCPAGQDGFLELQFQVKSSLPRILKIRANLTSLQALEGSRELGTIPGGSARPAPLAAELRKCQTLREEPFVTQAEELQLLKANHGELPAQGKKCHCPSAGKRHIQTCSSTEFLRALLEQSREPLGLRPARHPGPGTVTTSTQALAQGPQTGIM, encoded by the exons AGTTAAGAGAGCACTAAAGTTGgacagtgttaaaaaaaataat CCCCCTGATGAAACACCTCAGAAGACCAGAAAGACAAGTCTGAATTTCTACTCACCAACAACAGGAACGTGCCAGATGAGCCCATTTTCATCCCCCACGACCCACAGTGACAAAAATCCCAGGAATGCCCCAGCAAAAG gagcagaaagagggagagagcagagcagtgcccGGGGTGGCTCCCCCAGGACTGGGCAGTgtccagcagggcaggatgg GTTCCTGGAACTGCAGTTCCAAGTGAAGAGTTCCTTGCCCAGAATTCTGAAAATCAGAGCAAACCTCACCAGTCTCCAG GCTTTGGAGggcagcagagagctgggaacCATCCCGGGAGGctcggcccgccccgccccgctcgcTGCGGAGCTGCGGAAATGCCAAACGCTGCGTGAGGAGCCTTTCG TGACTCaagcagaagagctgcagctgctgaaagcAAACCATGGAGAACTCCCTGCCCAGG GGAAGAAATGTCATTGTCCCTCTGCTGGGAAAA GGCACATCcagacctgcagcagcaccGAGTTCCTGAGGGCGCTCCTGGAGCAAAGCAGGGAGCCCCTGGGGCTGCGTCCTGCCCGGcacccaggccctggcacagtgaCCACCAGcacccaggccctggcacagggaccacAGACAG GCATTATGTGA